GGAAAGGGAAAATCGAAAGAGATTATTCCAGCAGACCGAGTTCTTCGAGCCGCGAGACGATTTTATCGACTGCCTGTTCCGCATCTTCGGGCTTCTTGCCGCCGGTGATGACGAGTTTGCCGGAGCCGAACAGCAGGGCAACGACTTCGGGTTCGTCGAGACGGTAAACGAGGCCGGGGAACTGCTCGGGTTCGTACTCGATGTTCTCCAGACCGAGACCGATGGCGATGGCGTTGAGGTTGAGGTTGCGTCCGAGGTCCGCGCTCGTAACGATGTTCTGGACGACGATTTCGGGGTCGTCGTTCACCTGAATGTTCAGCTCTCGGAGCTTGTCGAAGACGATTTCGAGACTCTCGTGGACGTCGGCAGTGCTCTTTGCACCGGTGCAGACGATTTTACCGGAGCGGAAGATGAGTGCGGCAGACTTCGGGTTCTGCGTACGGTAAACGAGACCGGGGAACTGCTCTGGATCGTAATCCGCGCCCTCCAAGTCCATGGCGACACTTTGAAGGTCGAGTTCCTGCCCGATGCCCGTCGAGGCGACCACGTTTTCAATGTTGATGGTTTCCTTTGGGTCGGTCATAGCGCGACTTAAATGACGTATTTAAGGTTTATAAAGGTTGGTAGTCCAGACTGACACGTCTCAGCCACCCTTTATGAGCGGACTGCGGACGAAATATTGATGTCGGAGCCCCTATCGACGGCAATATTGGTGTTTTCGCGTCCTCGAAACGAACGGGTCTCGTTGTAAACATCTCACATTTTATCGGACCGGTTTTCGTCAGCAGGTCCGCGACGAACCGCCTCCGATGGAGGACGCGAAATGGGTTTCAATCGAGCGGAGCGGTCGTCCTCTGAACGGCATATCGTCGGCTTCGACACGCTGAAGGCGTGAGAAACGCAAGGAGGATCCAATGAACGTGACGGTCGAAGTGGTCGGCGAGGAAAGCCACGAGTTCGACGTGGAAGACGAGGTGTACGCCGATTTGGTGTCGGCCGTGGGGTTGAGTCCGCACGAGGTGTCGGTGATGGTGGACGGACGGCCGGTGCCGGAGGACCAACCCGTTGAGGCGGAACACGTGAAGATACTGCGACTGATAAAAGGCGGATGACGGTTCGACTCGCGACCGCGGCGGACCGCCTGTCAGTGATGCGAATCGTGAACGGTGCGATGCTGGAAGTCGATGCGAAAGCGGTCGAGCGGAGAATCGATTCGGGGGACGTGTTGGTAGCCGTCGAGGAAGACAGGGTGCTCGGAGCGGCGGTGCTGGAACCGGGAGAGGACGGCACGCACATCGATGCAATCGCGGTGCGACGGGCGCGGCGGGGACAGGGCATCGGCGGCGAACTGGTGGCGTTCGCGGCCGAGCGATGCGGAACGCTGACCGCGGACTGTGATCCGAACGTGCGACCGTTTTACGAGTCGTTGGGGTTCGACATCGAGGAACGGATGACGGATGGGAAGGAAAGCGAGGAAAAGCGGTTGTGGGGAACGCTCGAAAGCGAAGACTGATATGGCGAGTTCGCCAACGGCCGGACATGGACGAGACGAAACGACGCCGTCTCACGCTCATCTGGGTCGCGTTCGCGGCGGTGATGGTGTACTACGTCTTCGCAAGCGGATTTACCGGGTCGGTCGGTGACCTGCTCGGTCTCCTCACCGCAGCGTTGGGCGTGGTGCTCGCCGCCGTCTACTACTTCAATCCACGCGGCATGCTTACGTTCGGCTAAAAAATCGAAGCGATGGATTCAGATCAACGGTGCGACCAGTTCCTTCCCCGCGTCGAGCAGGTCGGCCACCGCGTCCTCGCTTTCCCCCTCGGCGTAGATTCGCATCTTCGGTTCGGTGCCGCTCGGCCGGACGAGCAACCACGAACCGTCGTCGAGCAGGATTTTGAAGCCGTCCTTCGTCACCATGTCGGCCACGTCCTTACCCGCGACTTCGTCGGGGAGTTCGGTTTCGAGGTCGTCGAGGACGCGCTCCTTTTCGTCGTCGGGACAATCGAGACTGACCTTGCCCTGGTGAATCTCGCCGAATTCGGCGAGGAGGTCGTCCACGCGGTCGTCGAACGGTCGTTCGTGGGCGACGGCCGCGGCCAGGAGCGCCATGAGGACGCCGTCCTTCTCGCGGACGTGGCCGCGGATGGTGAATCCGCCGCTCTCCTCGCCGCCGATGAGCGCGTCGTGTTCGCCCATCGACTCCGCGAGCCACTTGAATCCGACCGGCGTCTCGTGGACTTCCTCGCCGTGTTCCTCGGCGATACGGTCGATGAGGAAGGTGGTCGAGACGGAGCGCACCGCGGGACCCGACTCGTCTTCGAGCAGATACTCGTACAGCGCGGCGAAGACGAGGTTTTCGTCCAGATAGCCGCGTTCGGGCGTCACGATGGCAATTCTGTCGGCGTCGCCGTCGTTGGCGATACCGAGGTCCGCGTCGCCGTCCTCGACCGCTTCGATGAGGTCTTGGAGGTTTTCCTCGCTCGGTTCGGGCGGTGTGCCGCCGAATTCCGGGTCCTGATCGCAGTTGAGTCGTTCGACACTCGCACCGGCGTCTTCGAGGAGTCGGTCGGTGATGCCTCGACCGCTGCCGTGCATGGCGTCGTAGACGACCGAGAGGCCGTCGAAGTCGGCGTCCACGAGGTCGAAGGCGTGTTTTTCGTAGGGGTCGACGAGGTCCTCCTCGCTGACGGACCCGTACTCCGATTCGGGGAGGGGGTCGGGTTCGGCGAGTCGAGCCATGATCTCGTCGGTGACTTCGGGGAGGGCGGGTGCGCCGTCCGACGGGATGAACTTCACGCCGTTGTACTCCGGCGGGTTGTGGCTCGCGGTTATCATCAGGCCGCCCGCGAGGTTGCGGTCCACCAAGGTCCACGCGAGGATCGGCGTCGGGGTGTCGCGTTCGGCGACGAGTACGTCGAACCCGTTCGCGGCGAGAACTCGGCAGAGGTCTTCCGCGAACCCGCGTGAGGTTTCGCGGGCGTCGTAGCTGATCGCGACCGTTTCTCCCGCTCGGTCTTCGACCTCGCGCAGGTAGTCGGCGACTGCTTGGCCGACGATCTGCACGCGCGGGGAGGTGAACTCGTCGAGCGTCGCGCGCCAACCGTCGGTTCCGAACGAAATCGGCGTGTCCATACATCGTTCGTCATCGGGGATGTCGAAAAAACCACCGTGTCGAAGTTTGACACAGAAGTGGCAAGCATGCAACCAAAGTGCGCTTTCGGAAACCGCCTCGTACGCTCCGCCCGTCCGACCAGCCGTTCTTCACGAGGCGAACACGAACCGAAAATTGGTTGGAGTCGAACACGCCGGTTAAACGTTCTCGGTTCCAAGGTGTCCAATAATGCAACGGACACCGAATGTCATCGCGGTATGCGGCAGCATGCGCGATGGCAGTCACACACGAACCGCTTTGAAGCACGTCCTCGATGCCGCGGAGGCGGAAGGCGCGGAGACGGAACTCATCGACCCGCGCGAGTACGACCTCCCCATCTTCGATCCGGACGAGGAAGAACCGGAAGACGCCGTCGAGATCAAGCGGAAGATTCGGGAAGCCGACTCGGTCATCATCGGCAGTCCGGTTTACCACGGCTCGTACACCTCCGCGTTCCGGAACGTCCACGACTACTGTAGCTTCGACGAGTTCGAGGACACCACGGTCGGCCTGCTCGCGGTCGCCGGTGGCGGTTCCTACGGAAGCACGCTCGATCACATGCGGATCACGGTCCGCGGCGTCCACGGCTGGGTACTCCCCCATCAGGTCGGTATTCGGAACGCATACGAGCAGTTCGACGACGACGAGTTCGTCGACGGCGATTTGGAAGCGCGCGTCCGAAAGCTGGGCGAGCAGGCCGTCAAATACGCCTTTCTCGACCCCAACGTGACCTCCTCGGAGGCCGACGAAGAGGTGGCGGACGAAGCCGCCGCTGACGACTGAAAACGGTCTCGAACTGCGACCCACTCTACGAACTACTCTATCAACCGCTCTTTCTGCCGACGGCTGAGCTGTTTGATCCGATATTCGCGGGACATCGCGGCCGATTTCGAGTCGAATCGCTCGGTGTAGCGGAGCGTGACGGGAGTTCTTCCGCGGGTGTATTTCGCCCCGTTTCCGGCGTCGTGTTCGGCGACTCGACGAGTGACGTCGGTCGTGTACCCCGTGTAAAAAGTGCCGTCACTGCATTCGACGACGTACACCCAATGGTCGGTCACACCTGACAGGCTTCGCGTGGTTCTTCTTCGTCCTGTCGATTCCGCCCGGGCCGCCACAGTGGGCTATACTTTTTGCGCACGCTCTCGTGCCACCTCGGCGATACCTGCGTTCGCCGAGCAAGCAGGGCAAGCGCGGATGTAACCGGATTCGTCAGCGAAGACGCGCGCAAATCGTTCCGAGACATGCGCGCCACAGTGGTCACAGTTTGGCATGCTGTCAGCCGACGATTGGTCGTCGGCATCCGGTGCTTCGATTCGAGCGCGTAAATATGCTTTCCAAATTCCGACCCAAATTCAGGGATTCAGAATATTTGTTTTTCTAACCGGCAATGATATAGTGGGAAAACGAGTTCAGATTGTTCAAAGCGAGACGAAGTTTTCGAATCGCAAAATTCTGGATGGGGCCCCTCCATTTCCGGTGGAGTCCGTTCGGTTGGGACACTCAGTGTTCGCTCAGTGGCCGTCCCACGTCTGCTCGCCCGCAGGAATCAGCACGTCGAGCCAGTTTTCCTCGGGCGGGAGCGGACAGGAAAACGTCTCGCTGTAGGCGCAGAACGGGGAGTACGCCACGTTGAAGTCGAGAACTATCTCGTCGCCGTCCGACAGTCGGCGGTCAGGATGGAGTTCGAGATAGCGTCCGTTTTCGTAACTCTGCTGGCCCGTCGTCTTGTCCCGGAAGGGCACGAACAGCGAATCCTGCCCCTCCTGTTGGTACACCGCGAGCGACGCATCCTCGTCGTCCACCTCGAAGTGGAGCGTCATGGTTCGAAGGTAGCGCTGTGACGGCCCCGCGGTCGTCTCCAGTTCGACGGGTTCCGGTTCGTCGTGGGCCTCGACCGCCGCTGTCACGCGGTAGTCCGCGTCCGGGTCGAAGTACGACAGGCCGTCGAAATCGTCGCGCTTTTCGGGCGGAATCGGCGATTGCGGATGCGTGTCGAAAAAGTCGTCTTTCTCCTCGCGCATAGCGAGCAGTTCCTCGCGCCACTCCTCCTCCGTGGTGTCGAAGTCAGCCATACAGGGACGTACTGGTTCGCGCCGGATGAATCGCTCGGGATCAAGACTCGGGGCATTCTCCTACACCTCCTGTAAACACACCGCCACGAGATGGCTTTGGTTTTGATTTTTCTGCGATTACAGTTGCCGAGCCACACCATACCGCATCGCTCCCGCCTGCTCGCGGTTTCGCCGGACAAAGTCCGGCAGACTGCCGAGCTTTGCTCGGCAATTTCACCACTCACAATCGAGGTTGCGGAGCAACCTCACGTTCCGCTCTTCGTCTCCCTTTCCACCGTAGCCTTTTGTACGAAGCCGCCGAAAATTTCGAAATGATGAGCCGCGGTACGGACCACGCGACGGAGGAACGCCGCCTTCGAACCCGCGAGGAAAAGGAGGGCATCGAGGAGTGGACGGAGAGCTTCTTCTTCGCGGTCGGGGAGGTGACGTTTCTCTGCGTGCCCGCCTTCTACGTCCTGATGGACGCGGAACCGAACGGGCCGCTGAAGTTTTCGGCCCTCTTCGGATGGCTCGCGCTCTGTCTCTCGGTCGGGACGTTCCGCGGCCATTGGATCGATATCGACTGGCCGCAGGTGACACCCGCGTTGGTGCTCCTGCGGTTCGTCTTCTACGACGCCGTCATCCTCGGGGTCGCCTACGCCGCGACAGGGGTCGATATCGCGTTTCACTCGCCGGTCGTGACAGCGACGACCGCGGTCGTCCTCGCCGTCGGGTGCGCGCTGCTGTTCTCCCGCCTCGGGGGAGCGGTCGAAAACCGACTGTAGCGGAACGCTCAAGAAAACGACGAACGCGATACTACACGGAGAGGACACATGCAAGACGAGTACGACCCGACGACCTGTCCGGTCGAGGGGTGTGAGTACGAGGACGCCATCCGCTCGGTCGCGGCACACGTCAGTCGTTCGTCGGACGACGGCCACTCGTGGGACGCGCTGGACTACGACGGTGCCCGCGAGTTCGTGATGAGCGAAAAGCGACGACAGCACGCGGAGTCAGGGGGGGCAACGGCAACTGGTAACGGAGCAGAAGATACGGGCGGAGAATCTGCCGCATCGACGCCCGCCCCCACTCTTCCGCCGGAGGACCCGCCCGAGTTCGGTCTCGACCTCGATTTCGTCAGGGACGTGTTGGTGCTGTTCGACGCCGTCGAGGAGTACGACGTCGATTCGTTGGACGAACTCGACACCTTCCGCCTGGTGAACCTCTACACGCTCCTTTCCGACGTGAGCAGTTCCGCCGACGACGCGCGGAAGGAAGTCCGGGACAAACTGCTGGAGGTCGTGCAGGACGACCGCCGAGTCGAGTCGGATTTCGGCGCGGTGAAACGGACCACCCACAAGCGACGGAATCTCAAGGACGAACGAACCGTCGCGGACCACTTGGAAGCGGCGGGTATCGACCCGGAGGAAGCCCGGTCGTTCGACACGAAGAAGGTCAAAAAGCTCGTTGCCGAGCGGGGGCTGGACGAGTCCTCGGTTTTCGACATCGAGAAGCGGACCTACGTCCGGAAGTCCGGCGCGGACGACGAGAGGCGGCGCAAGGCGTACAACCGACTCGACCCGGAACTGCGGGCGCTGGTGGACGACGAGCGGTTCGGCGGGAAATGATCGGTTTTCTGGCCACTGACATCGATGCCATGTGGTGACACCACCGTCAGCGAGGGTATTTCTCCGCTCGGAACCTATTCCGAGACGAGAACGATGTCCAACGAACCTTCCACGGACGATATTCCGATCACGGCGGAGCGCCCGGACGGCGCGGTTCCGCTCACCGGCACCGACCACATCACGCTCATCGGGAGCAACGAGGAGGATACGGTCGAATTTTATCGGGACGTGCTCGGCATGCCGCTCGTCCTCCGCCAACCGAACCTCGACGCGCCGAACGTCACGCACCTGTTCTTCGACAGCGGCGACGGCCGCATCATCA
The genomic region above belongs to Haladaptatus sp. R4 and contains:
- a CDS encoding ubiquitin-like small modifier protein 2, with product MNVTVEVVGEESHEFDVEDEVYADLVSAVGLSPHEVSVMVDGRPVPEDQPVEAEHVKILRLIKGG
- a CDS encoding phosphoglucomutase/phosphomannomutase family protein; protein product: MDTPISFGTDGWRATLDEFTSPRVQIVGQAVADYLREVEDRAGETVAISYDARETSRGFAEDLCRVLAANGFDVLVAERDTPTPILAWTLVDRNLAGGLMITASHNPPEYNGVKFIPSDGAPALPEVTDEIMARLAEPDPLPESEYGSVSEEDLVDPYEKHAFDLVDADFDGLSVVYDAMHGSGRGITDRLLEDAGASVERLNCDQDPEFGGTPPEPSEENLQDLIEAVEDGDADLGIANDGDADRIAIVTPERGYLDENLVFAALYEYLLEDESGPAVRSVSTTFLIDRIAEEHGEEVHETPVGFKWLAESMGEHDALIGGEESGGFTIRGHVREKDGVLMALLAAAVAHERPFDDRVDDLLAEFGEIHQGKVSLDCPDDEKERVLDDLETELPDEVAGKDVADMVTKDGFKILLDDGSWLLVRPSGTEPKMRIYAEGESEDAVADLLDAGKELVAPLI
- a CDS encoding GNAT family N-acetyltransferase, with the protein product MTVRLATAADRLSVMRIVNGAMLEVDAKAVERRIDSGDVLVAVEEDRVLGAAVLEPGEDGTHIDAIAVRRARRGQGIGGELVAFAAERCGTLTADCDPNVRPFYESLGFDIEERMTDGKESEEKRLWGTLESED
- a CDS encoding DUF1684 domain-containing protein codes for the protein MADFDTTEEEWREELLAMREEKDDFFDTHPQSPIPPEKRDDFDGLSYFDPDADYRVTAAVEAHDEPEPVELETTAGPSQRYLRTMTLHFEVDDEDASLAVYQQEGQDSLFVPFRDKTTGQQSYENGRYLELHPDRRLSDGDEIVLDFNVAYSPFCAYSETFSCPLPPEENWLDVLIPAGEQTWDGH
- a CDS encoding TATA-box-binding protein translates to MTDPKETINIENVVASTGIGQELDLQSVAMDLEGADYDPEQFPGLVYRTQNPKSAALIFRSGKIVCTGAKSTADVHESLEIVFDKLRELNIQVNDDPEIVVQNIVTSADLGRNLNLNAIAIGLGLENIEYEPEQFPGLVYRLDEPEVVALLFGSGKLVITGGKKPEDAEQAVDKIVSRLEELGLLE
- a CDS encoding NADPH-dependent FMN reductase; protein product: MQRTPNVIAVCGSMRDGSHTRTALKHVLDAAEAEGAETELIDPREYDLPIFDPDEEEPEDAVEIKRKIREADSVIIGSPVYHGSYTSAFRNVHDYCSFDEFEDTTVGLLAVAGGGSYGSTLDHMRITVRGVHGWVLPHQVGIRNAYEQFDDDEFVDGDLEARVRKLGEQAVKYAFLDPNVTSSEADEEVADEAAADD
- a CDS encoding GIY-YIG nuclease family protein, producing MTDHWVYVVECSDGTFYTGYTTDVTRRVAEHDAGNGAKYTRGRTPVTLRYTERFDSKSAAMSREYRIKQLSRRQKERLIE